A single region of the Roseivivax sp. THAF197b genome encodes:
- a CDS encoding MBL fold metallo-hydrolase: protein MFTRTSPSTGPGSPRVDGFYDKNTGSIMYVVSDPETGKAALIDVVRDFDTNAARLSNESADEILEFVAREGLDVVWILDTHPHADHVMAQAYLKEKLGAPTAIGEKVRDIAALWRDIYHLPDAFDPDRDFDHLFADGDTFRIGNLEVRVMLSPGHTLGSITYVVGDAAFVHDTFMHVDAGTTRADFPGGSSADLYASLMAILDLPDDTRLFVGHDYPPVGDRTDPAWEASVATHRAQNKHLGGGVSEAEFREIRDARDATLSLPSQMLYALQMNLRGGRLPAPEADGQSYLKIPANKF, encoded by the coding sequence ATGTTCACACGCACGTCGCCCTCGACCGGTCCCGGAAGCCCCCGCGTCGACGGGTTCTACGACAAGAATACCGGCTCCATCATGTATGTCGTCAGCGATCCCGAAACCGGCAAGGCGGCGCTGATCGACGTGGTGCGCGATTTCGACACCAATGCCGCGCGGCTTTCGAATGAAAGTGCCGACGAGATCCTCGAATTCGTTGCGCGCGAAGGCCTCGACGTCGTGTGGATCCTCGATACCCACCCGCATGCCGATCACGTCATGGCGCAAGCCTACCTCAAGGAGAAGCTCGGCGCGCCCACGGCCATCGGCGAAAAGGTCCGCGATATCGCGGCACTCTGGCGCGACATCTACCACCTGCCCGACGCCTTCGATCCCGACCGCGATTTCGACCACCTCTTTGCCGATGGCGACACGTTCCGGATCGGCAATCTCGAGGTGCGCGTGATGCTGTCGCCCGGTCATACGCTGGGCTCGATCACCTATGTGGTGGGCGATGCGGCCTTCGTGCATGACACGTTCATGCATGTGGATGCTGGCACGACCCGCGCGGATTTCCCCGGCGGCTCATCGGCCGATCTTTACGCGTCGCTGATGGCGATCCTCGATCTGCCGGACGACACGCGGCTTTTCGTGGGCCATGATTACCCGCCCGTGGGCGACCGCACGGACCCCGCCTGGGAGGCAAGCGTCGCCACGCATCGCGCGCAGAACAAGCATCTGGGCGGCGGGGTCTCGGAGGCCGAGTTCCGCGAGATCCGCGACGCCCGCGATGCGACGCTCAGTCTTCCGTCGCAAATGCTCTATGCTTTGCAAATGAACCTGCGCGGCGGCCGCCTTCCCGCGCCGGAAGCAGATGGTCAGAGCTACCTGAAAATCCCCGCGAACAAATTCTGA
- the mutL gene encoding DNA mismatch repair endonuclease MutL, with amino-acid sequence MNTHSPNIRPHIRQLDDAAINRIAAGEVVERPASAVKELVENAIDASARRITIEVADGGKTLIRVTDDGCGMTPEDLPLALSRHATSKIDGSDLLDIQSFGFRGEALPSLGAVGRLTIQSRADGHDGAEIAVAGGAMGSVRPAALQRGTVITLRDLFFATPARLKFLRSDRAEMQAVSDVVRRLAMAEPSIGFTLRDVTGGGEGRVTFRADPQTGDLFEALTGRLTQIMGRDFTDNAIRIEAEREGIIMSGLAGLPTYSRGAAVAQHFFVNGRPVKDRLLIGALRGAYSDFLSRDRHPAVALFIDCDPRKVDVNVHPAKSEVRFRDPGLVRGLVVSGLKHALAEAGHRASSTVAEATLGAMRPEPTGAPRIYQMDRPSPRALGAAYAAQAPGFAEMETVWSGRVEEVSPETEEMPAPPEALPLGAARGQVHENYIIAQTADGMVIVDQHAAHERLVYETLKRQMAERGVAAQALLIPEVVDLSVSDCALLLEAADDLSRMGLTVEPFGGSAIAVRETPAILGEVNAETLIRDVLDELAEGGGTVRVQEKIEAILSRVACHGSIRSGRRMRGEEMNALLREMEATPHSGQCNHGRPTYVELKLADIERLFGRT; translated from the coding sequence ATGAATACGCACAGCCCCAATATCCGCCCGCACATCCGACAGCTGGATGATGCCGCGATCAATCGCATCGCCGCTGGCGAAGTGGTGGAGCGGCCGGCCTCCGCGGTCAAGGAGCTGGTGGAAAACGCCATCGATGCCAGCGCGCGACGGATCACGATCGAGGTCGCCGATGGGGGAAAGACCCTGATCCGGGTCACGGATGATGGCTGCGGGATGACGCCCGAGGACCTGCCGCTGGCGCTGTCGCGGCACGCCACCTCGAAGATCGACGGCAGCGACCTTCTGGACATCCAGTCCTTCGGGTTCCGGGGCGAGGCCCTGCCGTCGCTCGGCGCCGTGGGCCGTCTGACGATCCAAAGCCGCGCGGACGGTCATGACGGTGCGGAGATTGCCGTGGCGGGCGGTGCCATGGGGTCCGTGCGGCCCGCCGCGTTGCAGCGCGGCACGGTCATCACATTGCGCGATCTGTTCTTCGCGACGCCCGCGCGCCTGAAATTCCTGCGCAGCGATCGCGCCGAGATGCAGGCCGTCTCGGATGTGGTCCGTCGCCTTGCCATGGCCGAGCCGTCGATCGGCTTCACGCTGCGCGATGTCACGGGCGGCGGCGAGGGACGGGTGACCTTCCGCGCCGATCCCCAGACTGGTGATTTGTTCGAAGCGCTGACCGGGCGGCTCACGCAGATCATGGGGCGTGACTTCACCGATAACGCCATTCGCATCGAGGCCGAGCGCGAGGGCATAATCATGTCCGGGCTCGCGGGCCTGCCGACCTATTCGCGGGGCGCGGCCGTGGCGCAGCATTTTTTCGTCAACGGACGGCCCGTGAAGGACCGGCTGCTGATCGGCGCGTTGCGGGGGGCCTATTCGGACTTTCTCAGCCGGGATCGGCATCCGGCCGTGGCATTGTTCATCGATTGCGATCCGCGCAAGGTCGATGTGAACGTGCATCCCGCGAAATCGGAGGTGCGGTTTCGCGATCCGGGGCTGGTGCGCGGGCTGGTCGTGTCGGGCCTGAAACATGCGCTTGCGGAGGCCGGACATCGCGCGTCCTCGACGGTGGCGGAAGCCACGCTCGGGGCGATGCGGCCCGAACCCACGGGCGCGCCGCGCATCTACCAGATGGATCGCCCGAGCCCGCGCGCGCTGGGCGCCGCTTATGCCGCTCAGGCCCCCGGTTTCGCGGAGATGGAGACGGTCTGGTCCGGCCGCGTCGAGGAGGTCTCGCCCGAGACCGAGGAGATGCCCGCTCCGCCCGAGGCGCTGCCGCTCGGGGCCGCGCGCGGCCAGGTTCACGAGAATTACATCATCGCCCAGACCGCCGATGGCATGGTCATCGTCGATCAGCATGCCGCGCATGAACGGCTGGTCTACGAGACGCTGAAGCGGCAGATGGCCGAACGCGGCGTGGCCGCGCAAGCCTTGCTGATCCCCGAAGTGGTCGATCTGTCCGTTTCGGATTGCGCGCTTCTGCTGGAGGCAGCCGACGATCTGTCGCGCATGGGATTGACCGTGGAACCCTTCGGCGGCTCCGCGATTGCCGTGCGTGAAACACCAGCGATTCTGGGCGAGGTCAACGCCGAGACGCTGATCCGCGACGTGCTGGACGAGTTGGCCGAGGGCGGTGGCACCGTGCGCGTGCAGGAGAAGATCGAGGCGATCCTGAGCCGTGTGGCCTGTCACGGCTCGATCCGATCGGGCCGCCGCATGCGGGGCGAGGAGATGAATGCACTGCTGCGCGAGATGGAAGCGACGCCCCATTCGGGCCAGTGCAACCACGGACGCCCCACCTATGTCGAGCTGAAGCTCGCTGATATCGAAAGATTGTTTGGCCGCACATGA
- a CDS encoding D-glycerate dehydrogenase: MAKPKILITRGWPAECEARAARDYDATLNRDDTPMNLDQMRAALAEHDAICPTVTDALPADLFGDDLRTRIIGNFGVGYNHIDIAAAKAAGIAVSNTPGVLTDCTADIALTLMLMITRRAGEGERMVRADEWHGWTPTQLIGTKLAGKTLGIVGMGRIGIATARRAQHGFGMKIVYYNRSEVAPERLERLEATRLPSIDAVCEAADMVSLHLPGGGENTGTIGADRLDLIGPDGFLINTARGDVVDESALIAALEAGRIRGAGLDVFAKEPQVPEPLRALDNVVLLPHLGSATAETRAAMGHMVLDNLDAFFAGKPLPDPVE, from the coding sequence ATGGCCAAACCGAAGATCTTGATCACGCGCGGCTGGCCCGCAGAATGCGAAGCGCGAGCGGCGCGCGACTATGATGCGACGCTGAACCGGGATGACACGCCCATGAATCTCGACCAGATGCGCGCGGCATTGGCAGAGCATGACGCGATATGCCCGACCGTGACGGATGCGCTGCCCGCCGATCTCTTCGGGGACGATCTGCGCACGCGGATCATCGGCAATTTCGGCGTCGGCTATAACCATATCGATATCGCGGCTGCCAAGGCGGCCGGGATCGCGGTGTCGAACACCCCCGGCGTTCTGACCGATTGCACCGCCGACATCGCGTTGACGCTGATGCTGATGATCACCCGGCGCGCGGGCGAGGGCGAACGCATGGTGCGCGCGGACGAGTGGCATGGCTGGACGCCCACGCAGCTCATCGGCACGAAGCTCGCGGGCAAGACCCTCGGCATCGTCGGGATGGGCCGGATCGGAATCGCCACGGCGCGGCGCGCACAGCACGGCTTCGGGATGAAGATCGTCTATTACAACCGCTCCGAGGTCGCGCCCGAGCGTCTGGAGAGGCTGGAGGCCACGCGCCTGCCCTCCATCGACGCCGTGTGCGAGGCCGCCGACATGGTGTCGCTGCACCTGCCCGGAGGCGGCGAGAATACCGGCACGATTGGCGCGGATCGGCTGGACCTCATCGGCCCGGACGGCTTCCTGATCAATACGGCCCGCGGCGATGTGGTGGACGAATCCGCGCTGATCGCAGCACTCGAGGCGGGGCGGATCCGGGGCGCGGGCCTTGATGTCTTCGCCAAGGAGCCGCAGGTGCCGGAGCCGTTGCGCGCCCTCGACAACGTGGTGCTCTTGCCGCATCTGGGCTCCGCCACCGCCGAGACGCGCGCGGCGATGGGGCATATGGTGCTCGATAATCTCGACGCGTTCTTCGCGGGCAAGCCGCTGCCGGACCCTGTCGAGTAA
- a CDS encoding rhodanese-like domain-containing protein translates to MQTEQLGAATFERWSPEEVKAARDAGEIVIIDVRTPQEFAFEHIEGAMNFPMAYFDPKALPGQSDKRIVLHCGSGIRSARMANVAAEAGLDVIAHLEGGFGAWKQAKLPFIGTEMSSGAPKRMEG, encoded by the coding sequence ATGCAGACGGAACAACTCGGCGCGGCGACCTTCGAGCGCTGGAGCCCCGAAGAGGTCAAGGCCGCGCGCGATGCGGGTGAGATCGTCATCATCGACGTGCGCACCCCGCAGGAATTCGCCTTCGAACATATCGAGGGCGCGATGAACTTCCCAATGGCCTATTTCGACCCAAAAGCCCTGCCCGGCCAGAGCGACAAGCGCATCGTGCTGCATTGCGGCTCGGGCATCCGGTCCGCGAGAATGGCGAACGTCGCAGCCGAGGCAGGGCTTGACGTGATCGCCCATCTCGAAGGCGGATTCGGCGCATGGAAACAGGCCAAGCTGCCCTTCATCGGGACAGAAATGTCCTCGGGCGCGCCGAAGCGCATGGAAGGCTGA
- a CDS encoding DNA recombination protein RmuC, whose protein sequence is MIEIAGTSYAFNDTRVIAALVGLLLVLAILALLVAAVRAAGRTARSVEPLARDLGHVAARVQSLSDGQERLAGGLHHVSEAQAKSQTAMLELMEKRLAEVQGKMGESLSGTAQRTARSLGELQERLAAIDKAQANITKLSGDVLSLQDILSNKQTRGAFGEIQLTDIVSKALPSDSYALQATLSNGKRADCLVHLPNPPGPIAIDSKFPLEAYEALRRAETQDQLNRAAQQLRLALRKHIRDIAERYIIEGETADGAILFLPSEAVYAELHANFPEVVREGFAARVWIVSPTTCMATLNTMRAILKDARMREQAGAIRRELSLLYADVDRLGTRVENLDRHFGQASKDIAEIKISADKAGRRAQRLDNFDFEELQEAPAAPGLALETSD, encoded by the coding sequence ATGATCGAGATTGCCGGAACCTCCTACGCGTTCAACGACACCCGTGTCATCGCAGCTCTCGTGGGGCTGCTTCTCGTGCTGGCGATTCTCGCCCTTCTCGTCGCAGCCGTGCGGGCCGCCGGGCGCACGGCGCGGTCCGTGGAACCGCTGGCACGCGATCTCGGCCATGTCGCCGCTCGGGTGCAATCGCTGTCGGATGGGCAGGAGCGGCTCGCGGGCGGTCTGCACCACGTCTCCGAAGCGCAGGCGAAAAGCCAGACCGCGATGCTGGAGCTGATGGAGAAGCGGCTCGCCGAGGTGCAGGGCAAGATGGGGGAAAGCCTGTCGGGTACCGCGCAGCGCACCGCCCGGTCGCTGGGGGAATTGCAGGAACGCTTGGCTGCCATCGACAAGGCGCAGGCAAACATCACCAAGCTTTCGGGCGACGTTCTGTCGCTGCAGGACATCCTGTCGAACAAGCAGACGCGCGGGGCGTTCGGGGAAATCCAGCTGACGGACATCGTCTCCAAGGCGCTGCCCTCGGACAGCTACGCGCTGCAGGCGACGCTCTCGAACGGCAAGCGTGCCGATTGCCTCGTGCATCTGCCGAACCCGCCGGGGCCCATCGCGATCGACTCGAAGTTCCCGCTTGAGGCCTATGAGGCCCTGCGCCGGGCGGAGACGCAGGACCAGCTCAACCGCGCCGCACAGCAATTGCGCCTGGCCTTGCGCAAGCATATCCGCGACATCGCCGAGCGCTACATCATCGAGGGGGAGACTGCAGACGGGGCAATCCTGTTCCTGCCGTCAGAGGCGGTCTATGCCGAGCTGCATGCCAATTTCCCCGAAGTGGTCCGCGAAGGCTTCGCAGCCCGGGTCTGGATCGTCTCGCCCACAACCTGCATGGCCACGCTGAACACGATGCGCGCCATCCTGAAAGATGCTCGCATGCGCGAACAGGCCGGTGCCATACGGCGTGAATTGTCGCTGCTCTACGCCGATGTGGACCGGCTGGGCACGCGGGTCGAAAACCTTGACCGGCATTTCGGACAGGCCTCGAAAGACATCGCGGAGATCAAGATCAGCGCCGACAAGGCGGGTCGCCGCGCGCAACGTCTCGACAATTTCGATTTCGAGGAATTGCAGGAGGCCCCCGCCGCGCCGGGCCTTGCGCTGGAAACGTCGGACTGA